In Flavobacteriales bacterium, one genomic interval encodes:
- a CDS encoding ferritin, protein MLSKKIEGALNGQIAIEAMSSQAYLAMASWAENQGLSGTAAFLYKHSDEERMHMLKLVKFVNERGGKAVIPALKQPGTNFKTITEIFKALLDSETKVTNEINGVVDLCLKEKDYTTHNFMQWYVSEQIEEEALARTLIDKLNLIGSDKGGLYLFDRDLEAMPAASATK, encoded by the coding sequence ATGCTAAGCAAAAAGATCGAAGGTGCATTGAACGGACAAATTGCAATTGAAGCCATGAGCAGCCAGGCCTATTTAGCCATGGCATCATGGGCCGAGAACCAAGGCCTAAGCGGTACCGCTGCCTTTTTGTACAAGCACAGCGATGAGGAGCGCATGCACATGCTGAAACTCGTGAAGTTCGTGAACGAACGCGGAGGTAAGGCTGTGATCCCGGCATTGAAACAACCCGGTACCAACTTCAAGACCATTACGGAGATCTTCAAAGCGCTATTGGATAGTGAGACCAAGGTTACCAACGAGATCAACGGTGTTGTAGATCTCTGTTTGAAGGAGAAGGACTATACCACACACAACTTCATGCAGTGGTACGTCAGCGAGCAGATCGAAGAGGAAGCCTTAGCACGCACATTGATCGATAAGTTGAACCTGATCGGTAGCGACAAAGGCGGACTGTACCTCTTTGACCGCGATCTTGAGGCTATGCCTGCGGCATCAGCGACGAAATAA
- a CDS encoding aminoacyl-tRNA hydrolase: MKYLIIGLGNPGQEYADTRHNIGFQVLDTLASEFNASFTSARYGDVTEFRHKGRTFILLKPATFMNLSGKAVRYWMDQEKLTPERLLVVTDDLAIPFGAIRLKPRGGAGGHNGLASIIEVLGSDEYPRLRFGIGSEFARGRQSEYVLGPWDTEERKTLDARIELARKAILQFGLLGIDQAMNGFNKR; encoded by the coding sequence GTGAAGTACTTGATCATAGGTCTGGGTAATCCTGGCCAGGAATACGCTGATACGCGCCACAATATCGGGTTCCAAGTGTTGGATACACTAGCCAGTGAATTCAACGCCTCCTTTACTTCAGCACGCTATGGTGATGTAACGGAGTTCCGTCATAAAGGCCGCACGTTCATCTTGTTGAAACCGGCAACGTTCATGAACCTTAGCGGGAAAGCTGTTCGTTATTGGATGGATCAGGAGAAACTCACTCCAGAGCGCCTCTTGGTCGTTACCGATGACCTAGCAATTCCGTTCGGTGCAATTCGCTTAAAACCACGTGGTGGTGCAGGTGGGCACAATGGCCTTGCGAGCATTATCGAAGTGCTCGGTTCTGATGAATATCCCCGTTTGCGGTTCGGAATAGGTAGTGAATTTGCGCGCGGCCGCCAAAGCGAATATGTGCTAGGGCCTTGGGACACAGAAGAGCGCAAGACCTTGGATGCGCGAATAGAACTCGCGCGAAAAGCGATCTTACAATTTGGTCTTTTGGGGATCGATCAAGCCATGAACGGGTTCAATAAGCGTTGA
- a CDS encoding M20/M25/M40 family metallo-hydrolase has translation MKRTVIPGHLFAILVPIRSYKRQSTVAHGLRWLLLWTICQHSAVDLAAQKMDLSYFDQKVQQEAQGYQWLSWSTSAIGHRLTGSPQGALAEHTADSLFRLCGLETVSLFPFSAQAWGRDRVSLEMNDGEGVLHLSAVSLANTPLDVAIEAPVVDIGNGLETDIEAVNGTLQGKIVLVNLGLVNAIEGAKNLHRSEKVSLAMQQGAAGVIFVNQVEGHILLTGTASIDGNLIPIPAACIATEDGILLREQLALGKTYTAKLSMKNTSAMVTANNVIAEIKGTLHPEEVIIVGGHLDCWDLATGATDNGLGSYSILDLARAMQSMPFKPERTVRFVLFMGEEQGLLGSRALVKHYQETGELDKITCMINLDMSGHPQGFGVAGPEGWHAAIADLLPAMHAMDSTAFEGRVSEEVWLHSDHQPFLMAGVPVLYPLSDLGKHVYGCYHSSCDDIHLVDPQAMVNNVRFTGALVYGLAATKELPAHFTKDQLRQRLIEAELETPLRLGGDWPF, from the coding sequence ATGAAGCGAACTGTAATCCCGGGGCACCTCTTTGCCATTCTCGTGCCGATCCGTTCCTACAAGCGGCAAAGTACCGTTGCCCATGGGTTGCGTTGGCTCTTGTTATGGACCATCTGTCAACATTCTGCTGTTGACTTGGCTGCTCAGAAAATGGACCTGAGCTATTTCGATCAAAAAGTTCAACAAGAAGCCCAGGGTTACCAATGGTTGAGTTGGAGTACAAGTGCCATCGGTCATCGCCTAACCGGCAGTCCACAGGGCGCATTGGCCGAACATACTGCTGATAGTCTTTTCCGCCTGTGCGGATTGGAAACGGTTTCGCTGTTCCCTTTCTCGGCACAAGCATGGGGCCGCGACCGCGTTTCCTTGGAAATGAACGATGGCGAGGGTGTATTGCACCTTTCTGCCGTATCACTGGCCAACACGCCGTTGGATGTGGCCATTGAAGCCCCAGTTGTGGATATCGGCAACGGCTTGGAAACGGATATCGAAGCAGTGAACGGAACACTCCAAGGCAAGATCGTACTTGTGAACCTAGGCTTGGTAAATGCGATAGAAGGTGCCAAGAACCTTCATCGAAGCGAAAAGGTGTCGTTGGCCATGCAACAAGGTGCAGCGGGCGTGATCTTTGTCAATCAAGTAGAAGGGCATATTCTACTCACCGGAACGGCTTCGATCGATGGCAACTTGATACCGATACCCGCCGCGTGTATTGCCACGGAAGACGGGATCCTGCTACGGGAACAACTCGCACTTGGCAAGACCTACACTGCGAAATTGTCCATGAAGAATACCAGCGCCATGGTAACGGCGAATAACGTGATCGCGGAGATCAAGGGCACATTACATCCAGAGGAGGTGATCATTGTGGGTGGTCATTTGGATTGCTGGGACCTGGCCACCGGTGCAACGGATAATGGTCTAGGGTCTTACTCCATACTCGATCTTGCGCGGGCAATGCAGTCAATGCCGTTCAAGCCGGAACGCACCGTTCGTTTCGTATTATTCATGGGAGAAGAGCAGGGTTTATTGGGTTCACGCGCCTTGGTAAAGCATTACCAAGAAACGGGGGAATTGGATAAGATCACGTGCATGATAAACCTGGACATGAGCGGTCACCCACAAGGATTTGGCGTAGCCGGGCCGGAAGGGTGGCACGCTGCGATCGCTGATCTTTTACCCGCCATGCATGCCATGGATAGCACAGCCTTCGAAGGAAGGGTAAGTGAAGAAGTGTGGTTGCACAGCGACCACCAACCCTTTCTCATGGCCGGTGTTCCGGTACTTTATCCCTTAAGCGACCTCGGAAAACACGTTTACGGCTGCTACCACAGCAGTTGCGATGATATCCATTTGGTGGATCCGCAAGCCATGGTGAACAACGTGCGCTTTACCGGTGCGCTGGTCTATGGATTGGCGGCAACAAAAGAGCTACCAGCCCATTTTACAAAAGACCAGCTACGCCAGCGCCTTATCGAAGCTGAGCTGGAAACACCGTTGCGGTTGGGTGGTGATTGGCCTTTTTGA
- the rnr gene encoding ribonuclease R has translation MAAVRKAGRAGITSQQIALQLGYKDKDQRYLIFDALDLLLDEGRIEPGKKGRYVSTGENSTDSVEGIIDIITSGAGYVRLGLGKDDIYVSEHNVGTAMHGDKVLIKISGGRGNRIEGKVLKVLERRRIEYVGTVHQKDGRAILVADDQKIRKPFFIPPQDLNGAKTGEKVIIELGEWKDSRDVPRGKVLRILGKAGEHNVEMHAILAEFGLPLEFPDAVLEASAAIPDGVTPEEIAKRRDMRKVPTLTIDPDDAKDLDDALSVKKLGNGNWEIGVHIADVSHYVRPNTIVDTEAATRATSVYLVDRVVPMLPEKLSNDLCSLNPHTDKLSFSAIFEINDAAELKNEWFGRTVMRSHRRFAYADAQAVIDGKGEGEYQSEVLTLHKLAQIMRKARVANGALEIGGNEVKFKLDEKGKPLGVYEKVMGPANWLIEEFMLLANKRVAASIGKPKHGKPMPFVYRIHDLPDPEKVDQLRALAKSFGHDMRQAKGEGIAHAINQLLHDVTGTEEENIIKQVAIRSMSKAIYSTENVGHYGLAFEFYTHFTSPIRRYPDLLVHRAIAHYLESNKPLDQDALELACAHSSRMEKQASDAERASIKYKQAEFLLERLGQTFDGIISGLTSWGIYVELKDNKCEGLIGLGNLSGDTFRFDQEKYAVVGQRTGRKFSLGDELSVTVAAVNMERRTVDMTLAGEPLMVTSSGKFERRNGKPKKKGGPKTTTPKHKKKQKKGKRR, from the coding sequence CTGGCAGCCGTACGAAAAGCAGGCCGGGCGGGCATTACAAGCCAGCAAATAGCCCTTCAACTTGGTTACAAGGACAAGGATCAACGGTATTTGATCTTTGATGCGCTTGATCTGTTATTGGACGAAGGACGCATTGAGCCGGGTAAAAAAGGGCGATATGTTTCGACCGGAGAAAATAGCACTGACAGCGTGGAAGGGATCATTGACATAATTACCAGCGGAGCGGGCTACGTTCGCCTTGGGCTGGGCAAGGACGACATCTATGTGAGCGAGCACAATGTGGGCACGGCAATGCACGGCGACAAGGTGCTCATTAAGATCTCCGGCGGACGAGGCAACCGCATTGAGGGCAAGGTGCTTAAGGTATTGGAGCGACGACGTATCGAATACGTAGGAACCGTTCACCAAAAGGATGGACGCGCGATCCTGGTTGCCGATGACCAGAAGATCCGCAAACCCTTCTTTATTCCACCTCAGGACCTCAATGGCGCCAAGACCGGGGAGAAGGTGATCATTGAGCTGGGCGAATGGAAGGATAGCCGGGATGTGCCGCGGGGCAAAGTGCTGAGGATTCTTGGCAAGGCCGGTGAGCATAATGTGGAAATGCACGCCATACTCGCGGAGTTCGGCCTGCCATTGGAATTTCCAGATGCCGTCCTTGAGGCCAGTGCAGCCATCCCGGATGGTGTTACTCCAGAGGAGATCGCCAAACGCAGGGATATGCGCAAAGTACCCACACTGACCATCGACCCGGATGATGCAAAGGATCTGGATGATGCGTTAAGCGTTAAGAAACTGGGCAACGGCAATTGGGAGATCGGCGTACACATTGCGGATGTAAGCCATTACGTGCGGCCGAACACCATCGTTGACACCGAGGCCGCTACCCGCGCCACGAGCGTGTATTTAGTGGATCGCGTAGTGCCCATGCTACCTGAAAAACTCAGTAACGACCTGTGCTCCTTGAACCCGCATACGGACAAGCTCAGCTTCAGCGCGATATTCGAGATCAACGATGCAGCCGAGCTAAAGAACGAATGGTTCGGGCGCACGGTAATGCGTTCTCACCGCCGATTCGCGTATGCGGATGCACAAGCGGTGATCGATGGCAAAGGCGAAGGCGAATACCAAAGCGAAGTCCTTACCCTACACAAGTTGGCCCAGATCATGCGCAAAGCACGGGTGGCAAATGGTGCCTTGGAGATCGGCGGGAATGAAGTAAAATTCAAGCTGGACGAAAAAGGAAAGCCCTTGGGCGTTTATGAAAAGGTGATGGGCCCCGCGAACTGGTTGATCGAAGAGTTCATGTTGCTCGCGAACAAACGCGTTGCGGCATCGATCGGAAAGCCGAAGCACGGCAAACCAATGCCTTTCGTCTATCGCATACACGATCTACCCGATCCTGAAAAAGTGGATCAACTACGGGCGTTGGCAAAAAGCTTTGGACACGATATGCGCCAAGCCAAGGGCGAAGGCATTGCGCACGCGATCAACCAATTGTTGCACGATGTGACCGGAACTGAAGAAGAGAACATCATTAAGCAAGTGGCCATCCGCAGCATGAGCAAGGCCATTTATAGCACGGAGAATGTAGGGCATTATGGTCTAGCGTTCGAGTTCTATACGCACTTCACCAGCCCGATCCGCCGCTATCCGGACCTGTTGGTACACCGCGCCATTGCGCACTACCTGGAGAGCAATAAACCGTTGGACCAGGACGCCTTGGAACTTGCTTGCGCGCACAGTTCGCGCATGGAAAAGCAAGCCAGCGATGCGGAGCGCGCCAGTATAAAATACAAGCAAGCCGAGTTCTTGTTGGAGCGCCTTGGGCAGACCTTCGATGGTATCATCAGTGGCCTTACCTCGTGGGGGATCTACGTGGAACTGAAGGACAATAAATGCGAAGGGTTGATCGGTCTCGGCAACCTGTCCGGTGATACGTTCCGCTTCGACCAAGAGAAGTATGCGGTAGTGGGACAACGCACCGGACGCAAATTCAGCTTAGGCGATGAGTTGAGTGTAACCGTTGCCGCCGTGAATATGGAACGCCGGACAGTGGATATGACCCTGGCCGGTGAACCACTGATGGTCACCAGCAGCGGAAAGTTCGAGCGCCGTAACGGCAAGCCGAAGAAAAAGGGCGGCCCAAAGACCACAACGCCGAAGCACAAGAAGAAGCAGAAAAAGGGGAAGCGGCGTTGA
- a CDS encoding response regulator gives MAQTNVLVVEDESIVSKDIQHSLKKLGYNVVGAANTGENAVKLAAEYMPDIILMDIMLKGEMNGIEAAEAIRKETNIPVIFLTAYADESTLARAKVTQPYGYIIKPFKEIDIHTSIEMALYKHKKEAEVLKERDLLYSLVENKDSNRDIMFVKSNSRLVKLKTGDIYFIEALKDYVVINTLNTRYTIHSTMKDIESKLPEADFIRVHRSFIVRLDKITAIEQPNLILENDKKVIPIGGSYKDDLAKRLNTV, from the coding sequence ATGGCCCAAACCAATGTACTCGTTGTTGAGGACGAGAGCATCGTAAGCAAGGATATTCAGCACAGCCTTAAGAAGTTGGGGTACAATGTGGTGGGTGCCGCAAACACCGGAGAGAACGCGGTAAAACTTGCCGCTGAATATATGCCCGACATCATTTTGATGGATATCATGCTCAAGGGCGAAATGAACGGGATCGAAGCCGCCGAGGCGATCCGAAAGGAGACCAACATCCCTGTCATTTTCTTGACCGCCTATGCTGATGAAAGCACCTTGGCACGAGCTAAAGTGACACAGCCTTACGGTTATATCATAAAGCCGTTCAAGGAGATCGATATTCATACATCGATCGAAATGGCGTTGTATAAGCACAAGAAAGAGGCTGAGGTATTGAAGGAACGCGACCTGTTGTATTCGCTTGTGGAGAACAAGGACAGCAACCGCGATATCATGTTCGTAAAGAGCAACAGCCGGCTTGTAAAACTGAAGACCGGAGATATCTATTTCATCGAGGCGCTGAAGGACTATGTGGTGATCAATACCCTCAATACGCGGTACACCATTCACAGCACCATGAAGGATATCGAATCGAAATTACCGGAAGCTGATTTCATTCGCGTACACCGTAGCTTCATTGTTCGGTTGGATAAGATCACAGCGATCGAGCAACCGAACTTGATCTTGGAGAACGATAAAAAAGTGATCCCGATCGGCGGTAGCTACAAGGACGATCTTGCCAAGCGCTTGAACACGGTGTGA
- a CDS encoding ribose-phosphate pyrophosphokinase, whose product MPAVQESSKIFSGTATRYLSEKIAAASGERLGEVAVSRFSDGEFQPSFEETVRGELVFIIQSTFPPSDNLFELLLMVDAARRASAKRIVAVLPYFGFARQDRKDKPRVSIGAKLVANMLTAAGVDRIMTMDLHADQIQGFFEVPVDHLFASTLFLPYIKEMGLKDLIMAAPDTGGTKRANAYAKHLGCDMAICYKQRKVANKVDSMTVIGDVSGKDVVLVDDMVDTAGTLTKAADMMIAEGANSVRAVCTHPVLSGDAYERIEESAITELIVSDTIPLNKEKAEKSTKIKQVSVAPLFADVIKRVSTHESISSHFIIA is encoded by the coding sequence ATGCCCGCCGTACAGGAAAGCTCCAAGATCTTCAGTGGTACCGCCACCCGGTACCTCTCTGAGAAGATCGCCGCCGCTAGTGGCGAGCGATTGGGAGAGGTTGCTGTAAGCCGCTTCAGCGATGGCGAATTCCAGCCCAGCTTTGAAGAAACCGTACGCGGTGAACTGGTCTTTATCATACAAAGCACGTTTCCACCCAGCGATAACCTCTTTGAGTTGTTGTTGATGGTTGATGCCGCGCGCCGCGCCAGTGCCAAGAGGATCGTGGCCGTGTTACCTTACTTCGGCTTTGCCCGCCAGGACCGGAAAGACAAGCCACGTGTGAGCATCGGCGCTAAACTGGTGGCCAATATGCTTACTGCCGCAGGCGTTGATCGCATCATGACCATGGACCTGCACGCCGATCAGATCCAAGGATTCTTTGAAGTGCCGGTGGATCATCTGTTCGCTAGCACCTTATTCCTTCCGTACATCAAGGAGATGGGCCTTAAAGACCTGATCATGGCTGCGCCCGATACGGGAGGTACCAAACGCGCCAATGCGTATGCTAAGCACCTGGGCTGCGATATGGCCATTTGCTATAAGCAACGGAAAGTAGCCAACAAGGTCGATAGTATGACCGTGATCGGTGACGTTTCCGGCAAGGACGTGGTATTGGTGGATGATATGGTGGATACCGCTGGTACCCTTACCAAAGCAGCCGATATGATGATCGCCGAAGGTGCGAACAGCGTTCGTGCGGTGTGTACCCATCCGGTTTTGAGCGGCGATGCCTATGAACGTATCGAGGAAAGCGCCATCACCGAACTTATCGTTTCAGATACTATTCCGCTGAATAAAGAGAAGGCGGAAAAGTCCACTAAGATCAAACAAGTTTCTGTTGCTCCACTTTTTGCTGATGTGATCAAACGCGTTAGCACACATGAGAGCATCAGCAGCCACTTCATCATCGCATAA
- a CDS encoding 50S ribosomal protein L25 has translation MNKVALSGTARKEIGTKYAAQLRREKRVPCVLYGGKENFHFSVDESALNKLVFTPELNGVELDVDGKKTLALIQEKQFHPLTDRVLHVDFVELDENKPTNAVLSLRLSGQPIGVRNGGKLNQTMRKLRVKGLPADLPMHLDLDVAKMDINETVHVSDLKYKGLTVMERPNDVVVSIKVPKKKEEPVAGAPGAVAPAKAAAPAKAADTK, from the coding sequence ATGAACAAAGTAGCACTCAGCGGCACGGCCCGCAAAGAAATCGGCACCAAGTATGCCGCGCAACTGCGTCGTGAGAAACGCGTGCCCTGCGTTCTCTACGGAGGCAAAGAAAATTTTCACTTCAGTGTTGATGAATCCGCTTTGAACAAGCTGGTCTTCACACCGGAACTTAACGGTGTTGAGTTGGATGTTGATGGGAAAAAGACCCTTGCGCTGATCCAAGAGAAACAATTCCATCCCCTTACAGATCGCGTGTTGCACGTGGATTTCGTGGAACTGGATGAGAATAAACCGACCAATGCGGTATTGAGCTTGCGACTTAGCGGCCAGCCGATCGGTGTTCGTAATGGTGGCAAGCTCAATCAGACCATGCGCAAGTTGCGTGTGAAAGGGTTGCCAGCCGACCTACCGATGCACCTGGATCTCGATGTTGCCAAAATGGACATCAACGAGACCGTTCATGTATCTGACCTGAAGTATAAAGGACTAACAGTGATGGAACGCCCGAATGATGTGGTTGTGTCCATCAAGGTGCCTAAGAAGAAAGAAGAGCCTGTTGCAGGAGCGCCTGGAGCTGTAGCGCCCGCCAAAGCCGCAGCGCCGGCAAAGGCAGCAGATACAAAGTAG
- a CDS encoding T9SS type A sorting domain-containing protein, translated as MKIICITITGLLIWGVQDSLLAQTFSLSAHEVHPIATTYFEPSIAAAQDGGLYAVSTLFQSVPLIIATDTIVTEFDRSVYMAKYDSNLGLEWITILAENDFNTGGGILVPRVYNDDVGNIYVAINFYETLYFFGDSAGGEDFYGLQILKMDPNGILLWAETIEHAWITENGLVVNGSGDIFITARMDQQVITMGYTDVGSLIWTQSVFGLEDFEKPWGIALDGNSNVYVTASITASNNVYLDGQQVIFQPEANDASLLIKYDPSGVLEWYRILYAIEAESIALALACDASNNVVLVGAYTDSLLYFSNGISPVGQQEAGRSSSFNVTFSGAGDRLGFTTTPSLDYGNDYAANIAILNENRVVITMFEEALSTGNDTLISAGIYDFAIQLMDPYGTSLRTTHVAGSSSWERPTDLVTMNGAIYVAGVSESHNLSVDSVNIANYSGDKAFILKLTQDPIGIAEELLAPDLHIYPNPSNGSFTVHGLTAVSSYTITDLAGRTLATGRTNANGLTEIRMPSEMRGAFLIRFDQLGQQITRKVIVQ; from the coding sequence ATGAAAATAATCTGTATAACAATAACGGGGTTATTGATTTGGGGTGTTCAGGATTCATTGTTGGCGCAAACCTTCTCCTTGAGCGCCCACGAAGTACACCCCATTGCAACCACCTATTTCGAACCAAGTATTGCCGCAGCGCAGGATGGTGGGCTTTATGCGGTTAGCACCCTATTTCAATCAGTGCCACTGATCATAGCTACCGATACGATCGTTACGGAATTCGACCGCTCTGTGTATATGGCGAAGTATGATAGTAACTTGGGATTAGAGTGGATCACGATACTTGCTGAAAATGATTTTAATACTGGAGGTGGGATATTGGTGCCTAGGGTGTACAATGATGATGTTGGGAATATCTATGTGGCCATTAACTTCTATGAAACTCTTTATTTTTTCGGTGACTCAGCTGGGGGTGAAGATTTTTATGGGCTGCAGATCTTAAAGATGGACCCCAACGGAATCTTATTGTGGGCAGAAACGATCGAGCATGCGTGGATAACGGAGAACGGTTTAGTGGTGAATGGATCGGGAGACATTTTTATTACTGCGCGTATGGACCAACAGGTAATTACAATGGGATATACCGATGTCGGTTCATTGATCTGGACCCAAAGCGTATTTGGGTTAGAAGATTTTGAAAAGCCTTGGGGAATTGCGCTCGATGGTAATTCCAACGTATACGTAACGGCATCCATAACAGCATCAAACAATGTATACCTCGACGGGCAACAGGTGATTTTTCAGCCAGAAGCCAATGACGCCTCCTTGTTGATCAAATACGACCCTTCGGGTGTACTGGAATGGTACCGGATCCTTTATGCAATCGAGGCAGAATCGATTGCACTGGCTTTAGCATGTGATGCAAGCAATAACGTGGTGTTGGTTGGTGCCTATACCGATTCATTGCTGTACTTCTCGAACGGTATTTCACCCGTTGGGCAGCAGGAAGCTGGTCGGTCTAGTTCGTTCAATGTAACCTTTAGCGGGGCTGGCGACCGGCTGGGCTTCACTACAACGCCATCATTGGATTACGGCAATGATTATGCTGCAAACATCGCTATTTTGAACGAGAACCGCGTGGTAATAACCATGTTCGAAGAGGCACTGTCCACTGGCAACGACACGCTTATAAGCGCTGGTATTTACGATTTTGCAATCCAGCTAATGGACCCTTACGGGACTTCATTGAGGACAACACACGTAGCGGGTTCATCGTCTTGGGAGAGACCAACCGACTTAGTGACCATGAACGGAGCGATCTATGTAGCCGGTGTTTCTGAAAGCCATAACTTAAGTGTTGATTCAGTGAACATTGCAAATTACAGCGGCGATAAGGCATTCATTCTCAAGCTCACCCAAGACCCCATTGGTATTGCAGAAGAACTGCTTGCCCCAGATCTACACATCTACCCGAACCCGAGCAACGGTAGCTTTACCGTGCATGGACTTACGGCTGTTTCCTCTTACACCATTACCGACCTTGCGGGGCGAACGCTTGCAACGGGGCGAACCAATGCGAACGGGTTAACGGAGATCAGAATGCCTTCGGAAATGCGTGGTGCCTTTTTGATACGCTTCGATCAGCTGGGGCAGCAGATCACACGCAAAGTGATCGTGCAGTAG
- a CDS encoding YfiR family protein translates to MTVGRIIRIILVLPFLVCATVPQQQRDADKDTTAILQANYVYNIAKLVEWKEGEMRNGNFIIGVIGGNNLYQELIKQYSTRTIGKQPIEVRKLPNSPDIERCHILFVSRDNLALLSDIYKRLANKPTMVVTEYAGALDDGAVINFVKVDNLLKYELSMANAHKHGLVVGSTLKNLAQRVEE, encoded by the coding sequence ATGACAGTGGGTCGCATAATTCGTATTATTCTGGTTCTGCCTTTTCTGGTGTGTGCTACGGTGCCACAACAGCAACGGGATGCGGACAAGGATACGACGGCCATCCTTCAGGCCAACTATGTGTACAATATCGCGAAGTTAGTAGAGTGGAAAGAGGGGGAGATGCGCAATGGCAATTTCATCATTGGCGTAATAGGTGGCAATAATCTCTATCAGGAGCTGATCAAGCAATATTCTACTCGCACGATCGGTAAGCAACCCATTGAGGTAAGGAAGTTACCGAACTCACCCGATATCGAACGGTGCCACATCCTTTTTGTAAGCAGGGATAACCTCGCTTTGTTGTCTGATATCTATAAGCGTTTGGCGAATAAGCCCACGATGGTGGTCACTGAATATGCCGGGGCTCTGGATGATGGTGCAGTGATCAACTTTGTGAAAGTGGATAACTTGCTGAAATATGAACTTAGCATGGCCAATGCGCACAAACACGGATTGGTTGTAGGCTCAACCCTGAAGAACTTGGCTCAACGTGTAGAAGAATGA
- a CDS encoding IS1634 family transposase has protein sequence MLKHIGSGHRADEVAALVDGARQWIWRSTLQQPLFVTETRRSLALATTRYIGISHAFAYAVLQGSAKQCGLDTLEDELLLDLAYMRLVEPSSKLRAMELLERYFTRRYSQRSVYRALPKLNRHKETLETLAMTYAKNVLGASMELVLYDVTTLYFESFKADELRIPGFSKDGKSQQPQIVLGLLVTNTGFPLGYEVFAGNTFEGKTILPVLRAFMARVDTKDLVVVADAAMLSEKVLNEIRQAGMSYIVGARLANSSPTLIHRISQELGQLDNAIVRVPSKHGDMVCAFSAKRFKKDQTTMQQQLTKAQALVARKSSL, from the coding sequence GTGCTCAAACACATAGGCAGCGGACATCGCGCTGATGAAGTGGCAGCATTGGTCGATGGTGCGCGGCAATGGATTTGGCGTTCAACGCTACAGCAGCCGCTCTTTGTCACTGAGACACGACGTTCGTTGGCCTTGGCCACTACGCGTTACATAGGTATCTCACATGCATTTGCTTATGCTGTTCTACAAGGTAGCGCCAAACAATGCGGACTTGATACGTTAGAGGATGAACTGCTGTTGGACTTAGCCTATATGCGTTTGGTGGAACCGTCCTCGAAGCTGCGAGCTATGGAACTATTGGAACGGTATTTCACGCGGCGTTATTCCCAACGTTCCGTGTACCGGGCCTTACCCAAGCTGAACCGGCATAAAGAGACGTTGGAAACGCTTGCAATGACCTATGCTAAGAATGTGCTGGGCGCATCGATGGAACTGGTACTCTACGATGTCACCACGTTGTACTTCGAGAGTTTTAAGGCTGATGAGCTTCGCATTCCGGGTTTTTCCAAGGACGGTAAATCGCAACAGCCACAGATCGTTCTTGGCCTGTTGGTCACCAATACGGGGTTCCCGTTGGGTTATGAAGTATTCGCTGGAAACACCTTCGAGGGAAAGACCATTTTGCCCGTATTGCGGGCTTTTATGGCACGAGTAGATACGAAGGACCTTGTGGTGGTGGCAGATGCGGCCATGCTGTCGGAAAAGGTGCTTAATGAAATCCGTCAGGCGGGCATGTCTTACATCGTCGGCGCTCGCTTGGCCAATTCATCTCCCACGCTAATTCATCGGATCAGCCAGGAGCTGGGTCAGCTGGACAACGCTATCGTCCGGGTACCCTCAAAACATGGTGATATGGTATGCGCCTTCTCGGCCAAGCGCTTCAAAAAAGACCAAACCACCATGCAACAACAGCTTACCAAGGCCCAAGCCTTAGTTGCGCGGAAGAGTTCATTATGA